Genomic DNA from Acidobacteriota bacterium:
GAAAAAATACAGGAGCCGATAACCACAAACTCGGCCCGTTCTCATGAGGGCAAGAGCCAAGAATGAGTGTCGAAAAAGTTTCCCCGGGCACATAGGTGCAGGCGCCCAGGTCCAGAGGACGCATCACACCATCGTCGGAAATCCCGTGTCGCCCCGCTATCGCGCCAGCTAGGACGGGATGAAACTCGTCCGCCGCAGCCACGATGGCAAGGTCGACGGTCTTCGCCTGGAGCCAATTCAACGCTAGGTCAATCGCACCAAACCAAGGCGAGGAGAATCCGGTCAACGTGACACACGGACCGTGAAGACCTAACAGTACGGAAATCGCTGCAGCCGGTGCATTATGAACAGAAACTGCAAAGTCAAATGGCGACCCGAATCCATCTCCGTGGTCGATGATCCGCTTCACCTGAGAAAGAGTGGACCGGATTGGCCCGAAACCTGTAACGCCAATGACGCCTACCCGGTCCCTATCCTTCAACTCGATTTTTGCGTCTTCGCATGCGCATACAGTCGCCGCGAGCAGGTTTATCGCAAAGGAGTCCAGCCGCCGCGCCAATCTCCTCGGAATCGCCTTCATTGCCTGATCCGCGTCCGCTTTCAATACCGGGATGCGGCGACCGCCGGGAAAAACAGGATTCGGAACCCACCTAGGCACAGGCTTCGCCCCTTCGAGGCAACGAGCGATAGCGCCGATGCCCACACCGCACGCACTGACCTGCCCGCAACCCAGCACCGCCCCACCACGCACGGTCACTCCCCCGCTCCCAGCACCAACGCCGACGCTGCACCACCAAAAGCCAACGAGGTGGACAGGGCCGCGCGACCGCAGATTGCCAAGGTTCGGTCAACGGGCGCAATGCCACATTCCGGATCGAACTGTTCGAAACCGGCCGATGGGCCAATACAGCGGTCAGAAAGATTGATAAGGCAAAAGACCGCCTCAATCGCCCCGGCCGCCCCCAGAGTATGACCGGTAGAACCCTTGGTGGAAATGAACGGAAACTCGCTTCCGAAAAGATCCCGGAAAACACGACCTTCTACTACGTCGTTCTCCGTCGTCGCCGTGCCGTGGGCGTTGGCAAAAGCGATATCGACCACTTCCAGCCTCGCTTCTGCCAAAGCTGACCCAATGGCACGCCGAATACCAATGCCCCGCGGATGAGGTGCCGTCAAATGATAGGCGTCTGCTCCAGCGCCATATCCCAGCACCCGCCCTACAATTCTGGCTCCACGTTCACGCGCATGCTCCTCTGCTTCGAGAATCAAAATCCCCGCACCCTCCCCGAGGTTTAACCCTGCCCTGCGGCGGTCGAATGGGCGGCACCTTTCAAGGGCCATGTTTTTCAGCGAAAAGAACCCCAAGTATGGATAACGATCCAACTCATCCGCCCCCCCGGCAATCGTAACGTCACAGCGGCCCGATCCGATCCATTGCGCGGCCACACCGATCGCGTCCGTTCCTGAGGCGCAGGCATTGGACACCGTCGCTCGAGGCCCACGGGCGTTCACCGCAGTCCCCACAACAGTAGCCAGATCATTCTTCAAATATTCATCGACTTCTGTATTGCAGAGCCGTCCACCTGCATCAATCCGTCGCAACAAGCGTTCTCCACGAAATGCGCAACCGACCGTCGTGCCCAGACAGACACCCACCCGATTCAAATCAACATCGAAACAATCGCCAAACGCCTGCCGAAAGGCCTCGCCAACAGCCTCCAATGCGAGACGCGAGGTCCGTGTCAGCAGCCCATCGCCATTTCCAGCCGGAAGCGCCTCAACGTAGAACACAGCAGGCCGCGGACTTAAAGAACACTCAAGTGGCCCTTTCTCAGGTGCTGGCTGCACATAACCCTCGTACAACCTCTCGCGAGTCACGGATACGCCGCGTCCCAGGGCCGAAATAACACCCATGCCCGTAACAACGACACCGCCCTTCCTCATTCCCCCCTACCCCTCTGTCTCTCAGGCTTCGATTCTTCCCAAAAATCAGAATGATTGAACCACGCGAACGGAGATTTTTTCGTCGCATTCTCAACAAAGTCCATGTAGGACATGGCTAAAGACCCCACAGAATCTTCAGGCCCACTCCTGTCGCCTCCCGGAATGATCTCCTTCCAACGCACTCGAAAATACCGATGCCGAACCTTCTCGACGATCAACGCTATCAATCCCGCATCACCAGCTGCGGCAAGTCGGAAAGGAGATTCGGGAACTCGTACCACACCACCAAGAAATGTCGCGCATACCGTACGCCCCCCCCAAGCACGATCCCCCATCATCCCGACATAGTCCCCCCTCAGCAGTGCCGCCCTAGCCTCCAACAGACCGCCGAAAAGCCCATCCGGATCAATATGGTGCACAGCCCCCGTACGCCGGTTCGATGCCGACAAAAGGCCTGACGGCGCGGCGCCGTCATTGTGCATCAACAAATGCAATGCCTTGTCGGACATCTCAAGAAACGAGGAGGCCAGCATCCAACGTCCCATGTGCGTCATCAGGAATATAGTCCCTTGATTACGGGCCAAAATCTCCTCAAGTTCATCACTCCGCTCTGCCTCTACAACAAAAAAGTCATTACCTCGTATTTCCAGAGCAGCCTGATCGACGAGGGTTTCGCCAAATTCCCATAACCATCGCCCCGAAAGCAAATAGTACGAAAACCTACTACGGCCCGGGAACCTATGGGCCAAGTAGGGTCGCATCGACTGCCGAATCGCGGGACGACACAAAAGGTAGAAAGGAACCACGGCAAGAAGACAACTGTAGGCCGCCCGCAAACCGAGGGTCTTGATGATCAATTTGAAAATTCCTATCCCCAGTTCCGTTCCATAGGTCGCGTTGATATTGCGACCATGATGACTCCTCTCGCACGCCTCGCCCGAGCAGGCTATGGCACGCGCCAGAAAAAGAGTAACCAGCGCGCCTAATAACGCAAGAAAAGGCGCAACGACCAGGGTACCGAGGAGATAGTCAAAAAATCGCTGGCCCGCCTGCAACCAAAGCAACTCAATGCTCGCTTCTGTCAACCAACGCCCATTTCGCAAAAAATACCCAGCTTCAAGGCAAAGGGCCGGAACAACGGGTGGTGCGCAAAGGTGACTCACTGCAAAAGCAAGCGCTCGATTCAATCGCAAAACCGTCGCGGCATAAACGATCGCTATCGAGTGCACACCGATCAGGGGCAATGTTGCGAGAAAAAGCCCAACCGCGACCGCGGCTGCCAACTCGCCTGGAGTTCGATGCTCCTGAAGAAGACGCCGCAACAAAGCAAAACTTTTCTCGCGCTCGTCTACCGAGCCCTTCCCGCCAGGATCGGAAATGCGGCGATGCGGCCAAGGGACGAAATTTCTCAGAAATAGGCGAGTGTAGGTCCATGTGATTCTTGCGTTGTCAATGAATGGTCGAAACGAGGTGGTGCGCCCCTCCGGCGGCGAATAATCCACGCGAACCGGAATGCTAGCCACGCATATACCCGCCCAACCCGCTCTCACCAGCACCTCTACTTCGAAATCGAACCGCCGCGCACGAACGCCCAGTTCCAGCAAGGTCCCGATCGGATACGCACGTAGGCCGCATTGCGAATCATCGACGTGAATACCTCCTATGACCCGAACCCAGAAATTTGAAAACGCTCTACCAAAAACTGAAGATCGTGGCGCACCGGACCCGGTAAAGTCACGATACCCACAAAAAATCGTGTGCGGGGAATCGACAATCGCAGCCATAAATATCGGTAAATCAGAGCACTCAAACTGCCCATCAGCGTCAATCACCACCAAATGTGTCGCACCAGACTTACGTGCCTGTAGGGCTCCGGTCAGAATCGCGGCTCCCTTTCCCCGGTTACGATTGTGCCGGATACAGGTCACCGGCAATCCGTCGACAAAACCGGCGGATCCGTCGGAACTACCGTCATCCACCACGATGACCGGCAGGCCCGTCCTCAGCGCACCCCGAGCCGTCCGATGGATGGTCTTCGCATTGTTATAAACCGGGATGACAACCCAGACCGATATCCCTCCGCCGACGGCGCAAGAACTAACCTCAGCAGTCATCTCGCCCCAAACCGAAGGTTATCGCCGCAACTGTTCTGTCACGGTGCATAACCATCACACTAGTAGCGGCCTTCACACCGGACGAACCAGGCCGACAGATTAGACGGAATGGTTCAGAAGGGGTCAGAGGTAATACGAATTTTGCCCGAATCACACTAACACCATCGTAGGTCTTGCTTCCGGCAACCCTCGCAGCCGCGAAAGAGGCGATCCCTGTAATGTAAGCCGCCGGCAACAGGGGCGCGGCCGGAAAATGCCCCTTCACCACCATCAATTCGGGCGCCGCAACAAGCGGCCTTGAGGCCACGCCTGCGACAAGGGCGGCCAACCAATGCTCGGGGGGCCACACGCTCTCGCTCAATCGCACCGCTCGATCATAACTTCCATCGCACTCTCGGGCCTCCCTCCCCATCCCAAATGCCACCGGAGCCGCACCGTGTCCCGATAGCAACGTCAAATCGCCGCGAGCAACCTGTTCTCTATCCGCGAAAACCGTCCCCTCCACGAAATCGAACTCCATCAACGCCTGCCTGCGCCTCGCCACGATCCGTACAGTATCTCCCACACGCAGCACACGGTTTGCCACAAAGTTCTTGACCCCAACTAAATATCCCCACCCATCTTGCCGTCCTTCGAGGCCGCACCGGTAACCATGATGAGCGGCCGCCGCCTGAGCCATCAACTCGATCAATCCGGCTGGATGCAACCGATCATGGTCAACTAAAAAAGGATTGCCGGGCCTCACGCTCGCGCCAACAGATCCATGATCTTCCTGGTATTCGAGTAGTTCGTCGACAAGGAGCATCGGCGGCCGATGGGGCACCAAATTGGCCGTCGTGCATGGAAATCCCGATTCCAGCATTGGTATGCCCGCCTGAATCTACTGGCGAAGTTTATCACTGACAAAATCATACACTTGCCCGAGCGTACGAATCTCCCTCAGCCGCGGCTCATCCTGTTGTCTATCGATCGTCAACTCGAATTCTCTTCCGAGCGCCGCAAAAAGGTCGACACTATCGAGACTATCGAGTTCAAGTTCCTCGTAGAGAGTAGACTTCTCGTGCAGCTTCGCCTCGTTCAATTCGAACTCCATAGCGACTACGGCATTGACTCTCTTCGCTATTTGTTCACGGTTCATCCTCATATCTCCCGAGCACCAGCGCGGCGTTGATTCCCCCAAAACCAAAACTACACTTGACTATCGCGTCTAAATCGGCCTGCTGAAACTCACGCACATGGTTTATCCCCTGGCAACACTCGTCCACGTTGCGCAACTTGCCCGTTGGCACCAAGTAACCGCCAAGCATCATCTCGATCGACGCGATGGATTCTACCGCCCCACTCGCGCCCAATGTATGGCCAAAGTATCCCTTAAGACCGCTGACTGGAACTCCACCACCGAAGACGGCACGGATAGCTGAGGACTCGGCGCTGTCACCCTGGATCGTCGCCGTGGCGTGCGCATTGACATAGCCAACATACTCTGCCTCCAAGCCGGCATCGCTCAACGCCATCCTCAAACAACGTTCCATCGATGCCGAACCCGCTTGTGCCATGCCATTGCCCGTGCCAATTCCCGCAAATCCCAGCACCCTCGCGAGAATCGGTGCGCCTCTTCGCAGCGCGTGCTCCTCCGCCTCGACAACGATCGCTCCGGCGGCTTCTCCACAAACGGTGCCGTCCCGATCCCGGTCAAACGGCGCCGGACTTCTTTCCGGGTGTGCATTCCAGTGCGTCGATGAGGCTCCCAGAATATCGAAAACGGCGCTGGTCAAGCCGTGGCACTCCTCCACGCCGCCGCAAATCATCACATCCTGAACCCCAAAAGACACCATCTCGTATCCGAGACCAACGGCCATGGCTCCTGAAGCGCACGCTCCGGGCGTACCTGCCACTCGCCCCGTCACTCCGAACGCATTCGCTACATTCGCAGCAACGCTGTGCCCCATGACCCGGAAAAAGCCTCCCGCGGGAATATTCGCCAGGCTGCGCTTGAGAAGGTACTCATCAAAGAAGGTCTCCAGCGCCGACGCGCTTGGCATAGATTCCCCGAAAGCGACACCCACCCGGCCTGCCTTTAAAGTATCCCCAGGCAATTCGGCATGCTCAATTGCCTCTTGAACGGCAACGTAAGTCAGACAAGCGGATCGTCCCATCGAACGCCGCAAACGACGAGGAATAGAGCGCTCTTCGAACCCCTCGAGCACAGGCGCCGCAAGCATACAATAGCGCCCCTCAACGTTTTCGCTCCAGTACTGGCTCATGTTGCACACGGCTGAGCGACCAGCTTTCAAGCCCTCGATCAAGGTAGCAACGCCGACACCGTACGGCGTAATGGCGCCATAACCAGTCACGACAACGTTTCTCCTCATCAAGGCTTGAGCATGCCCCATATCCGACTCCCACCCACGACAGCCTGACACACCATTATTGCAGAAATGGCCGCCCCCATGACACCGGGCATCAGTACATTCTGGCCGGCCAGCCAAAGACCCGGGATGGGCGTTCTCATCCGGACTCGCCGATCGGCCATACCATGCTTTAGACCGTACAAAGAGCCGCCCGGCGTTTTTGTCCAGCGACTGAACGTACGCGGAGTTGCCATATCCACCACCAAGTCAGCACCATTAAGTTCCGGGAAATGCTTGCGCGCCATGTCAACCAAACGGCGGCCTTCATCCTGTTTCCATTGGGCATATCTCTTCTTGTCCGACTCGCCTGCCGACCCTCCTCCAAAGGGAAAATCATGGGCACCGCATTCGGCGAGGAGAACCCGCCCCCTGCCATCACCTGCACAAGGCACCGATGATGCCATCAAGGCAAACGAGGAATCATCGCCCTCCGAACCCACCTTTCCCCTCGCCCCCCCAATCAGATAATAGTTGACGTCCGCCTTCAGATCAGATTTCGAAATCTTGATGTACTGCACGAAGGCCGACGGAGTGTTCTCTGCGATGAGCAGGCGTTCCCAGTAAGGGCTAGCCGCCTGTGATTGAGGCCCCGCCAAGATCATTCTTGCCAGTTGCGCAGGGTGCGCGGTGAAGACGACCAGGTTCGCCGGAAGATGCTCGCCGTCTCCGAGGACAATGCCTCCCACCCGCCCCTGCGATTCGATCACCAGATCCACCATGTCGGTAGCACAGCGAACGCACACGCCATGGCTCCGTGCGCAATTGGTCAATGCATCAACCAGCGCTTCTCCACCACCACAGATACCATGAGCTGAAGCAAAATACGCTCCCACCACGCGTGCGTGGTAGACGAGGCTCGTTTCACGAGCGCTCATTCCATAAAGAAACGCACCGTACGAAGCCAGCGCATTCACCATCCGTTCGCTGGCCCCGACAGAGCGCAGAAATTCCTCAAGCGACACCTCATACTGCCCTAGTAAATCTCCATTCCATGGCGGCAGATCCGGGTTTAGATAAGGGGTTCGGCGAACGATATCCTCGACCGCCGCAACGTAAGCATTCGCGGCATTGCCACATTCCGGAAAGGCTCCTCTCAAAGCGGCTACCACACTAGGAAAACCAACGGGAATAAATACATCTTGACCCGATCCCAGAAGACGGAGACAATCGAAACCGTTCTCGGGCAGTTCGTAAATGTCAAGGTCACAAGTACCGCATAGTGCACCGAGCAACTTCCTCAGAATCCCCCGCTCCCCAAGGCCGCCAGTGTAGTGAAAGCCCGTATCGCAGAGCATGCCCCGTCGCCGGAATCCCCGTACCAAGGGTCCCGTGGACGGCGCCTGTTCGACGAGATCGACATCCCACCCGGACTTCGCAAGCAGACTTGCAGTGACCAGGCCACAGATTCCCGCACCGACCACCACCGCAGACTTATCCATCGTCAGATCCGGACGAGAATGCAGGAATTGGTACCACCGAAACCAGCTGCGTTGAGCACGATAGTTCGAGGTCGCTGGTCTACCGCTGCGACTGAAATGCGCAGGTGCCGCGTCTGCTCATCGGCCTCTTCAAAGTTGATATTCGGAGGAATAAATCCCGCTCGACCAGCCGCGACCGCATAAACGATCTGCGAAGCACCAGACATCCACATCTCGTGCCCTGTCATAGACTTCGTAGAAACGACCCACGGCATGGAACTCTGAAACACCGAATAGATGGCCTTCGCTTCCGCGGCATCCCCCTGAACCGTGGATGTCCCATGGGCGGAAATCAGATCTACGTCCTCTACGGAAAGACCTGCATCGGCCAGGGCACCGCGCATGCACCGGGCGAGCCCACTCCCCGACCCCAGCGCAATGTTGCCCCCATCCGCAGAAAAACTGTAAGCAAGAAGTTCGCCCAAGATCTCGGCGCCACGGTTTTTTGCCCGGTCCAGGTCTTCGAGAACAATCGCGGCTGCGCCACCTGATGGCACCAGTCCATCCCGTTGACGGTCAAAGGGCCGGCTCGCTCGGGCCGGATCGTCTTCGCGCAGCGAAAATGCCCGCAGCGAGTCAAAAGAGCAGACAGCCTCCCAGGTAATCTCTTGCGCGCCACCGCAAATCATCAGGTCCTGCCGTCCCAGACGAATCAAATCAAACGCCTGCCCGATGGCGTGACCACCGCTGGCGCATGCAGCACTCACTGACCAATTCGCGCCCTGCGTGCCGAGTAGAGTCGAAAGATTCATACTGACCGTCGAGTTCATGCTGCGGAAGACCATCCCGGAGTGCAACGCCGCAGTCGTCCTCTGCACCTTGGTCAGCTCCGCCTGTTCGTGAGAGTGCCTGGCAACGGAGTCGTTACCAAAAATCACACCAGCACGCTCCGACCGCAGATCACTCTCCCTAAGGCCTGCACAAGAAAGCGCCTCATGAACTGCCTCATACGCCCACAACACGAACTCAGGCATCGGTTTGCGTACTTTCCTCGACAAATTCGAGCGTGGACGGAAATCGTCGATAACGCCAGAGAGAGCAGACCGAAAACCGAGGGCTCGGCGCTGTGGAAGGACTCGCACACCCGAACGCCCTCGCTCCAAAGACGAGCATACCGACTTGACACCAACACCAATCACCGAAACCACTCCCATGCCGGTGATGGCCACCCTACGCCCCAACATCGACCTCTTGCCCCTCCCTTAGGTATCCAGCGCCCCGCCACCCGGGTCGGCTTGATTTTACCTGTAAAGCCCGCCACTAACGCCGATAACCTGACCGGTAATATAGGACGCATCGCGGGAGCACAAGAAGGCGATCACGCCCGCAACCTCTTCGACGTCACCGAATCTCTTAAGCGGGATACCGCGGAGAATCTCAGCCGCCGGCAGGTCTTTCGTCATATCCGTAGCAATCAGACCAGGCGCTACGGCGTTGACGAGAACGCCCTTCCTGGCAACTTCGGCCGCCAAGGCTTTAGTCGCCCCGATCAAGCCTGCCTTGGCAGCTGCGTAATTGACCTGTCCGACACGACCAGCCTGCCCGCTCACTGACGCGACGTTGACGATTCGCCCTCTACGAAGGCGCAACATAGCAGGCAGAACCGCCTTGGTGAGGTTGAAGAAACCGTCGAGAGTGGTCCGTGTCACCTCATCCCATTCTTCAAAAGTCATCCACGGGAACACGGTATCACAAGTGATACCCGCATTGTTCACCAACACGTGGGCGCCCCGTTCCTCGACCAAAGGCACCAAGTTGGCTTCCACCGCGTCCCGATCTCTGACGTCAAAGCACAACGCACGGCACTCGCGTCCCAAGGCCTCCACGCCTCTCACGGTCGCTTCCGCCTCCACATGGTTCTCCCGATAATTGAAGCAAATGTCGAAACCACATCTGGCAAGGCGCAACGCCACCGCTCGGCCGATACCGCGGCTGCCACCACTCACTACAGCAAGCGCGTTGTCAGGAAATGACAGGAGTTCGTCAGATTTGCGATCGATCAATGGCCTACACCCCGCGAAGTGCCTGTGTCAAGAGAGCTTAACCTTCTACCCGCAAAAACGGGGTGAGGGTAGTAGGCTGCATGGCCAGTGTCAATCGCCCGAAGGTTCCACCTAAATCCGCCGAAATTCGGCAGAACGGGTTGCCACGCTCAAGGGGAACTGCAAGGCAATTCAGTCCATGAGCCCCGCTTCGCGCCATCAACCCGAGTTCCAGGCTGTAGCTGGCATCCCGCCCGGCGCTCGCATTACGGAAACCAACAGCGACTCGGACAAGAATCTATTCGGCCAAGTGCTATAATGAGCACTCCCTAACAAACCACCAGCCTGGTTT
This window encodes:
- the fabG gene encoding 3-oxoacyl-ACP reductase FabG; translated protein: MIDRKSDELLSFPDNALAVVSGGSRGIGRAVALRLARCGFDICFNYRENHVEAEATVRGVEALGRECRALCFDVRDRDAVEANLVPLVEERGAHVLVNNAGITCDTVFPWMTFEEWDEVTRTTLDGFFNLTKAVLPAMLRLRRGRIVNVASVSGQAGRVGQVNYAAAKAGLIGATKALAAEVARKGVLVNAVAPGLIATDMTKDLPAAEILRGIPLKRFGDVEEVAGVIAFLCSRDASYITGQVIGVSGGLYR
- a CDS encoding NAD(P)/FAD-dependent oxidoreductase, producing the protein MDKSAVVVGAGICGLVTASLLAKSGWDVDLVEQAPSTGPLVRGFRRRGMLCDTGFHYTGGLGERGILRKLLGALCGTCDLDIYELPENGFDCLRLLGSGQDVFIPVGFPSVVAALRGAFPECGNAANAYVAAVEDIVRRTPYLNPDLPPWNGDLLGQYEVSLEEFLRSVGASERMVNALASYGAFLYGMSARETSLVYHARVVGAYFASAHGICGGGEALVDALTNCARSHGVCVRCATDMVDLVIESQGRVGGIVLGDGEHLPANLVVFTAHPAQLARMILAGPQSQAASPYWERLLIAENTPSAFVQYIKISKSDLKADVNYYLIGGARGKVGSEGDDSSFALMASSVPCAGDGRGRVLLAECGAHDFPFGGGSAGESDKKRYAQWKQDEGRRLVDMARKHFPELNGADLVVDMATPRTFSRWTKTPGGSLYGLKHGMADRRVRMRTPIPGLWLAGQNVLMPGVMGAAISAIMVCQAVVGGSRIWGMLKP
- a CDS encoding beta-ketoacyl-[acyl-carrier-protein] synthase family protein — protein: MRKGGVVVTGMGVISALGRGVSVTRERLYEGYVQPAPEKGPLECSLSPRPAVFYVEALPAGNGDGLLTRTSRLALEAVGEAFRQAFGDCFDVDLNRVGVCLGTTVGCAFRGERLLRRIDAGGRLCNTEVDEYLKNDLATVVGTAVNARGPRATVSNACASGTDAIGVAAQWIGSGRCDVTIAGGADELDRYPYLGFFSLKNMALERCRPFDRRRAGLNLGEGAGILILEAEEHARERGARIVGRVLGYGAGADAYHLTAPHPRGIGIRRAIGSALAEARLEVVDIAFANAHGTATTENDVVEGRVFRDLFGSEFPFISTKGSTGHTLGAAGAIEAVFCLINLSDRCIGPSAGFEQFDPECGIAPVDRTLAICGRAALSTSLAFGGAASALVLGAGE
- a CDS encoding DUF2062 domain-containing protein, with translation MTAEVSSCAVGGGISVWVVIPVYNNAKTIHRTARGALRTGLPVIVVDDGSSDGSAGFVDGLPVTCIRHNRNRGKGAAILTGALQARKSGATHLVVIDADGQFECSDLPIFMAAIVDSPHTIFCGYRDFTGSGAPRSSVFGRAFSNFWVRVIGGIHVDDSQCGLRAYPIGTLLELGVRARRFDFEVEVLVRAGWAGICVASIPVRVDYSPPEGRTTSFRPFIDNARITWTYTRLFLRNFVPWPHRRISDPGGKGSVDEREKSFALLRRLLQEHRTPGELAAAVAVGLFLATLPLIGVHSIAIVYAATVLRLNRALAFAVSHLCAPPVVPALCLEAGYFLRNGRWLTEASIELLWLQAGQRFFDYLLGTLVVAPFLALLGALVTLFLARAIACSGEACERSHHGRNINATYGTELGIGIFKLIIKTLGLRAAYSCLLAVVPFYLLCRPAIRQSMRPYLAHRFPGRSRFSYYLLSGRWLWEFGETLVDQAALEIRGNDFFVVEAERSDELEEILARNQGTIFLMTHMGRWMLASSFLEMSDKALHLLMHNDGAAPSGLLSASNRRTGAVHHIDPDGLFGGLLEARAALLRGDYVGMMGDRAWGGRTVCATFLGGVVRVPESPFRLAAAGDAGLIALIVEKVRHRYFRVRWKEIIPGGDRSGPEDSVGSLAMSYMDFVENATKKSPFAWFNHSDFWEESKPERQRGRGE
- a CDS encoding phosphopantetheine-binding protein, which gives rise to MNREQIAKRVNAVVAMEFELNEAKLHEKSTLYEELELDSLDSVDLFAALGREFELTIDRQQDEPRLREIRTLGQVYDFVSDKLRQ
- a CDS encoding beta-ketoacyl-[acyl-carrier-protein] synthase family protein, coding for MTGYGAITPYGVGVATLIEGLKAGRSAVCNMSQYWSENVEGRYCMLAAPVLEGFEERSIPRRLRRSMGRSACLTYVAVQEAIEHAELPGDTLKAGRVGVAFGESMPSASALETFFDEYLLKRSLANIPAGGFFRVMGHSVAANVANAFGVTGRVAGTPGACASGAMAVGLGYEMVSFGVQDVMICGGVEECHGLTSAVFDILGASSTHWNAHPERSPAPFDRDRDGTVCGEAAGAIVVEAEEHALRRGAPILARVLGFAGIGTGNGMAQAGSASMERCLRMALSDAGLEAEYVGYVNAHATATIQGDSAESSAIRAVFGGGVPVSGLKGYFGHTLGASGAVESIASIEMMLGGYLVPTGKLRNVDECCQGINHVREFQQADLDAIVKCSFGFGGINAALVLGRYEDEP
- a CDS encoding beta-ketoacyl-[acyl-carrier-protein] synthase family protein, whose translation is MLGRRVAITGMGVVSVIGVGVKSVCSSLERGRSGVRVLPQRRALGFRSALSGVIDDFRPRSNLSRKVRKPMPEFVLWAYEAVHEALSCAGLRESDLRSERAGVIFGNDSVARHSHEQAELTKVQRTTAALHSGMVFRSMNSTVSMNLSTLLGTQGANWSVSAACASGGHAIGQAFDLIRLGRQDLMICGGAQEITWEAVCSFDSLRAFSLREDDPARASRPFDRQRDGLVPSGGAAAIVLEDLDRAKNRGAEILGELLAYSFSADGGNIALGSGSGLARCMRGALADAGLSVEDVDLISAHGTSTVQGDAAEAKAIYSVFQSSMPWVVSTKSMTGHEMWMSGASQIVYAVAAGRAGFIPPNINFEEADEQTRHLRISVAAVDQRPRTIVLNAAGFGGTNSCILVRI